A single Micromonospora sp. CCTCC AA 2012012 DNA region contains:
- the tpiA gene encoding triose-phosphate isomerase translates to MAGFTRRPLMAGNWKMNLNHLEANLLLQKLAASLTEKHLTDVETVVLPPFTDLRTVQTAVDGDKLLIGYGGQDLSPYQSGAYTGDISGAMLAKLGCTYVVVGHSERRQYHYEDDAIVNAKVAAALANGLTPILCIGEGLEIREQLRHVPHCCDQLDGALKGLTPEQVTKVVVAYEPVWAIGTGKTATPEDAQEVCGEVRKRLVETYGQGTADQVRILYGGSVKSSNVASIMAQPDVDGALVGGASLDAEEFAKICRFPEHIAR, encoded by the coding sequence ATGGCGGGCTTCACCCGCCGGCCGCTGATGGCCGGCAACTGGAAGATGAACCTGAACCACCTCGAGGCGAACCTGCTGCTGCAGAAGTTGGCGGCGAGCCTCACCGAGAAGCACCTCACCGACGTCGAGACGGTGGTCCTGCCGCCTTTCACCGACCTGCGTACCGTGCAGACCGCGGTGGACGGCGACAAGCTGCTGATCGGCTACGGCGGGCAGGACCTGTCGCCGTACCAGTCGGGGGCGTACACCGGGGACATCTCCGGTGCGATGCTGGCCAAGCTGGGCTGCACGTACGTGGTGGTCGGGCACTCCGAGCGGCGGCAGTACCACTACGAGGACGACGCGATCGTCAACGCCAAGGTGGCCGCCGCGCTGGCCAACGGGCTCACCCCGATCCTCTGCATCGGCGAGGGGCTGGAGATCCGGGAGCAGCTGCGGCACGTGCCGCACTGCTGCGACCAGCTCGACGGGGCCCTGAAGGGGCTCACCCCCGAGCAGGTCACCAAGGTCGTCGTGGCGTACGAGCCGGTCTGGGCGATCGGCACCGGCAAGACGGCCACTCCGGAGGACGCCCAGGAGGTGTGCGGGGAGGTCCGCAAGCGGCTGGTCGAGACCTACGGCCAGGGCACGGCGGACCAGGTCCGGATCCTCTACGGCGGTTCGGTCAAGTCCTCGAACGTCGCCTCGATCATGGCTCAGCCGGACGTGGACGGGGCGCTGGTCGGGGGTGCGAGCCTGGACGCCGAGGAGTTCGCGAAGATCTGCCGGTTCCCGGAGCACATCGCCCGCTGA
- the recQ gene encoding DNA helicase RecQ has product MVSPTELVTATDPRAEDAAGVLRRVFGYDAFRGFQHEVVEHVVAGGDALVLMPTGGGKSLCYQIPALVRPGVAVVVSPLIALMQDQVDALTAVGVRAGFLNSTQDLAERRRVEAAYVAGELDLLYLAPEGLAVRSTLQLLERGRIALFAIDEAHCVSQWGHDFRPDYLNLSMLHERWPGVPRIALTATATSATRSEIATRLNLTDARHFVASFDRPNIQYRIVPKREPRKQLLSLLRDEHPGDAGIVYCLSRASVDKTAEFLVQNGIAALPYHAGLDAATRAANQQRFLREDGLVMVATIAFGMGIDKPDVRFVAHLDLPKSVEGYYQETGRAGRDGLPSTAWLAYGLQDVVQQRKMIETSEGDLAHRRNLAAHLDAMLALCETVRCRRVQLLEYFGETTTTACGNCDTCLSPPESWDGTVAAQKLLSTVFRLDRERNQRFGAGHCVDILLGKQTDKITQYGHDQLSTFGIGTDLREAEWRGVVRQLLAEGLLAVEGDYGTLALTEASAEVLGRRRTVTLRREPEKAPSSRSAKPRGAATVVAELDPAAGSLFERLRAWRAATAKEQGVPAYVIFHDATLRQIATDAPTSLAELSRISGVGENKLAKYGEQILAVLTTDA; this is encoded by the coding sequence ATGGTCTCCCCCACCGAGCTGGTCACCGCCACCGACCCGCGGGCCGAGGACGCCGCCGGGGTGCTCCGGCGGGTGTTCGGCTACGACGCCTTCCGCGGCTTCCAGCACGAGGTGGTGGAGCACGTGGTGGCCGGCGGCGACGCGCTGGTGCTGATGCCGACCGGTGGCGGCAAGTCGCTCTGCTACCAGATCCCCGCCCTGGTCCGGCCGGGTGTCGCGGTGGTCGTGTCGCCGCTGATCGCGCTCATGCAGGACCAGGTCGACGCGCTCACCGCGGTCGGCGTCCGCGCCGGCTTCCTCAACTCGACGCAGGACCTGGCCGAGCGCCGGCGGGTCGAGGCGGCGTACGTCGCCGGCGAGCTGGACCTGCTCTACCTGGCCCCAGAGGGGCTGGCCGTGCGGTCGACCCTCCAGCTGCTGGAACGCGGCCGCATCGCGCTCTTCGCGATCGACGAGGCGCACTGCGTGTCGCAGTGGGGGCACGACTTCCGCCCCGACTACCTCAACCTGTCGATGCTGCACGAACGCTGGCCGGGGGTGCCGCGGATCGCGCTGACCGCCACCGCGACCAGCGCCACCCGGTCGGAGATCGCGACCCGGCTCAACCTCACCGACGCCCGGCACTTCGTGGCCAGCTTCGACCGGCCCAACATTCAATACCGGATCGTGCCCAAGCGGGAGCCGCGCAAGCAGCTGCTGAGCCTGCTGCGCGACGAGCATCCGGGCGACGCCGGCATCGTCTACTGCCTCTCCCGCGCCTCGGTGGACAAGACCGCCGAGTTCCTGGTGCAGAACGGCATCGCCGCGCTGCCCTACCACGCCGGCCTGGACGCGGCGACCCGCGCCGCCAACCAGCAGCGCTTCCTGCGCGAGGACGGGCTGGTCATGGTGGCCACCATCGCGTTCGGGATGGGCATCGACAAGCCAGACGTGCGCTTCGTCGCCCACCTCGACCTACCGAAGTCGGTCGAGGGCTACTACCAGGAGACCGGCCGCGCCGGCCGGGACGGCCTGCCGTCGACCGCCTGGCTGGCGTACGGGCTCCAGGACGTGGTGCAGCAGCGCAAGATGATCGAGACGTCGGAGGGCGACCTGGCCCACCGGCGCAACCTGGCCGCCCACCTGGACGCGATGCTGGCCCTCTGCGAGACGGTCCGCTGCCGGCGGGTGCAGCTGCTCGAATACTTCGGCGAGACGACCACGACGGCCTGCGGCAACTGCGACACCTGCCTGAGCCCGCCGGAGTCCTGGGACGGCACCGTCGCCGCGCAGAAGCTCCTCTCCACCGTCTTCCGCCTCGACCGCGAGCGCAACCAGCGCTTCGGCGCGGGCCACTGCGTGGACATCCTGCTCGGCAAGCAGACCGACAAGATCACTCAGTACGGCCACGACCAGCTCTCCACCTTCGGCATCGGCACCGACCTGCGCGAGGCGGAGTGGCGGGGCGTGGTCCGGCAGTTGCTGGCGGAGGGGCTGCTCGCGGTCGAGGGCGACTACGGCACCCTGGCGCTCACCGAGGCGAGCGCCGAGGTGCTGGGTCGCCGCCGCACGGTGACCCTCCGGCGCGAGCCGGAGAAGGCGCCGTCGAGCCGCTCGGCCAAGCCCCGCGGCGCGGCCACGGTGGTCGCCGAACTGGACCCGGCCGCCGGGTCGCTCTTCGAACGGCTGCGCGCCTGGCGGGCGGCCACCGCCAAGGAACAGGGCGTCCCC
- the whiA gene encoding DNA-binding protein WhiA — protein MAMTAAVKDELSRVDVPKPCCRRAEMAALLRFAGGLHIVSGRVVVEAELDTGAVARRLRREIAEVYGYPSEIHVLASGGLRKGSHFIVRVVKDGEALARQTGLLDVRGRPVRGLPPHVVAANVCCAVSAWRGAFMAHGSLTEPGRSSALEITCPGPESALALVGAARRIGIVAKNREVRQVDRVVVKDGDAIAALLTRIGAHSSVLAWEERRVRREVRATANRLANFDDANLRRSARAAVAAAARVTRALEILAEDAPNHLTSAGRLRLEHRQASLEELGALADPPLTKDAIAGRIRRLLALADKRARDLGIPDTEAAVTPDMLVV, from the coding sequence ATGGCGATGACGGCTGCGGTCAAGGACGAGCTGAGTCGGGTCGACGTGCCCAAGCCCTGCTGCCGGCGGGCGGAGATGGCCGCCCTGCTGCGCTTCGCCGGTGGGCTGCACATCGTGTCGGGTCGCGTGGTGGTCGAGGCCGAGCTGGACACCGGCGCGGTGGCCCGGCGGCTGCGGCGGGAGATCGCCGAGGTCTACGGCTACCCGAGCGAGATCCACGTGCTCGCCTCCGGCGGGCTGCGCAAGGGCAGCCACTTCATCGTCCGGGTGGTCAAGGACGGCGAGGCGCTGGCCCGCCAGACCGGGCTGCTCGACGTGCGGGGTCGTCCGGTGCGGGGCCTGCCGCCGCACGTGGTCGCCGCGAACGTCTGCTGCGCGGTCTCCGCGTGGCGGGGCGCGTTCATGGCCCACGGCTCGCTGACCGAGCCGGGCCGTTCCAGCGCGCTGGAGATCACCTGCCCCGGCCCGGAGTCGGCCCTCGCGCTGGTCGGCGCGGCCCGCCGGATCGGCATCGTGGCGAAGAACCGCGAGGTCCGCCAGGTCGACCGGGTGGTGGTCAAGGACGGCGACGCGATCGCCGCGCTGCTCACCCGGATCGGCGCCCACTCCAGCGTGCTGGCCTGGGAGGAGCGCCGGGTCCGCCGCGAGGTGCGGGCCACCGCGAACCGGCTGGCCAACTTCGACGACGCCAACCTGCGCCGGTCTGCCCGCGCGGCGGTCGCCGCGGCGGCCCGGGTCACCCGCGCGCTGGAGATCCTCGCCGAGGACGCGCCCAACCACCTGACCTCGGCCGGCCGGCTGCGGCTGGAGCACCGGCAGGCCTCGCTGGAGGAGCTCGGCGCGCTGGCCGACCCGCCGTTGACCAAGGACGCCATCGCCGGCCGGATCCGCCGGCTGCTGGCGCTCGCCGACAAGCGGGCCCGCGACCTGGGCATCCCGGATACGGAAGCGGCCGTCACGCCCGACATGCTCGTGGTCTGA
- the rapZ gene encoding RNase adapter RapZ, which translates to MAGQPAEETSLVVVTGLSGGGRSTVARALENVGYYVVDNLPQALLLDMAELASKAGGAARRTAMVLDVRSRAFSTDLAGAIRELKERGFSPRVVFVDADDEVLIRRFESVRRSHPLQGEGRLADGIANERALLEEARDQADVIIDTSHLNVNQLRRRVEELFGGEDARQLRVTVLSFGFKYGLPPDADFVLDARFLPNPYWVPELREHTGREEAVSSYVLGQEGADAFVSAYADLVNATTAGFEREGKRYLTVAVGCTGGKHRSVAIAEELSGRLRQSGLSANAQHRDLGRE; encoded by the coding sequence GTGGCCGGGCAGCCGGCGGAGGAGACCAGCCTGGTGGTGGTCACCGGCCTCTCCGGCGGCGGCCGCAGCACGGTGGCCCGGGCGCTGGAGAACGTCGGCTACTACGTGGTCGACAACCTGCCCCAGGCGTTGCTGCTGGACATGGCCGAGCTGGCCTCCAAGGCCGGCGGCGCGGCCCGGCGTACGGCGATGGTGCTGGACGTCCGGTCGCGGGCCTTCTCCACCGACCTGGCCGGCGCGATCCGGGAGCTGAAGGAGCGCGGCTTCTCGCCCCGGGTGGTCTTCGTCGACGCCGACGACGAGGTGCTGATCCGCCGCTTCGAGAGCGTGCGCCGCTCGCACCCGTTGCAGGGCGAGGGGCGGCTCGCCGACGGCATCGCCAACGAGCGGGCGCTGCTGGAGGAGGCCCGCGACCAGGCCGACGTGATCATCGACACCAGCCACCTGAACGTCAACCAGCTGCGCCGCCGGGTCGAGGAGCTCTTCGGCGGCGAGGACGCCCGTCAGCTGCGGGTCACCGTGCTCTCCTTCGGCTTCAAGTACGGCCTGCCGCCGGACGCCGACTTCGTGCTCGACGCCCGGTTCCTGCCCAACCCGTACTGGGTGCCGGAGCTGCGGGAGCACACCGGGCGGGAGGAGGCGGTCAGCTCGTACGTGCTCGGGCAGGAGGGCGCGGACGCCTTCGTCTCCGCGTACGCGGACCTGGTCAACGCCACCACCGCCGGCTTCGAGCGGGAGGGCAAGCGCTACCTGACCGTGGCGGTCGGCTGCACCGGCGGCAAGCACCGCAGCGTCGCCATCGCCGAGGAGCTCTCCGGTCGGCTGCGCCAGTCCGGTCTCTCGGCCAACGCGCAGCACCGGGACCTGGGGCGGGAATGA
- the pgl gene encoding 6-phosphogluconolactonase: MSEASVAVHADADLLAQAVAARLVVKLLDAQADRGQASVVLTGGRIAAAVYRAVAALPARDAVDWSRVDVWWGDERFLPAGDPERNETQARAALLDAVPLDPARIHPMPASDGPAGNDPEGAAARYAEELATAARPGHAALPHFDVLMLGVGEDGHVASVFPEHPVHHDSRPVSAVRGSPKPPPVRTTLTLTAINTAEEVWLVASGADKSRAVGMALAGAGPVQLPAAGAHGVARTLWLLDRAAAADVPARLRSLR; the protein is encoded by the coding sequence ATGAGTGAGGCGAGTGTCGCCGTCCACGCCGACGCCGATCTGCTGGCGCAGGCGGTGGCGGCCCGGCTGGTGGTGAAGCTGCTCGACGCGCAGGCGGACCGGGGCCAGGCCTCGGTGGTGCTGACCGGCGGGCGGATCGCCGCAGCGGTGTACCGGGCGGTGGCGGCGCTGCCGGCCCGCGACGCCGTCGACTGGTCCCGGGTCGACGTCTGGTGGGGCGACGAGCGCTTCCTGCCGGCCGGCGACCCGGAGCGCAACGAGACCCAGGCCCGGGCGGCGCTGCTGGACGCGGTGCCGCTGGACCCGGCCCGGATCCACCCGATGCCGGCCTCGGACGGCCCGGCCGGCAACGACCCCGAGGGGGCCGCCGCCCGGTACGCCGAGGAGCTGGCCACGGCGGCCCGCCCGGGGCACGCCGCGCTCCCCCACTTCGACGTGCTGATGCTGGGGGTGGGCGAGGACGGGCACGTGGCGTCGGTCTTCCCGGAGCACCCCGTGCACCACGACAGCCGGCCGGTCAGCGCGGTGCGGGGCAGCCCGAAGCCGCCGCCGGTGCGGACCACGCTCACCCTGACGGCGATCAACACCGCCGAGGAGGTCTGGCTGGTGGCCAGCGGGGCGGACAAGTCCCGGGCGGTGGGGATGGCGCTGGCCGGGGCGGGTCCGGTGCAGCTGCCGGCGGCGGGGGCGCACGGCGTCGCCCGTACCCTCTGGCTGCTGGACCGGGCGGCGGCGGCCGACGTGCCGGCCCGCCTGCGCAGCCTCCGCTGA
- the gap gene encoding type I glyceraldehyde-3-phosphate dehydrogenase: MTIRVGINGFGRIGRNFFRAVLASGADIEVVAVNDLTDNATLAHLLKYDSILGRLPHEVKATADEITVGGKTIKAYAEKDPAKLPWGEVGADVVIESTGFFTDATKAKAHVDGGAKKVIISAPAKNEDVTVVMGVNHDQYDPAKHTIISNASCTTNCLAPMAKVLHDTFGITKGLMTTIHAYTQDQNLQDAPHKDLRRARAAALNIVPTSTGAAKAIGLVLPELKGKLDGYALRVPIPTGSATDLTVEVGRETTVDEVNAALKAAAEGPLKGFLSYNEDPIVSADIVTDPSSCIFDAPLTKVIGNQVKVVGWYDNEWGYSNRLVDLVKLVGQSL; the protein is encoded by the coding sequence GTGACCATCCGGGTTGGCATCAACGGCTTCGGCCGGATCGGCCGTAACTTCTTCCGGGCAGTGCTGGCGTCCGGCGCTGACATCGAGGTCGTCGCGGTCAACGACCTGACCGACAACGCGACTCTCGCCCACCTGCTCAAGTACGACAGCATCCTGGGCCGCCTGCCGCACGAGGTGAAGGCCACCGCCGACGAGATCACCGTGGGCGGCAAGACCATCAAGGCGTACGCCGAGAAGGACCCGGCGAAGCTGCCGTGGGGCGAGGTCGGCGCCGACGTCGTCATCGAGTCCACCGGGTTCTTCACCGACGCCACCAAGGCCAAGGCGCACGTCGACGGCGGGGCCAAGAAGGTCATCATCTCCGCCCCGGCGAAGAACGAGGACGTCACGGTCGTCATGGGCGTCAACCACGACCAGTACGACCCGGCCAAGCACACCATCATCTCGAACGCCTCCTGCACCACCAACTGCCTGGCCCCGATGGCGAAGGTCCTGCACGACACCTTCGGCATCACCAAGGGTCTGATGACCACCATCCACGCGTACACCCAGGACCAGAACCTGCAGGACGCGCCGCACAAGGACCTGCGTCGGGCCCGGGCCGCCGCGCTGAACATCGTCCCCACCTCGACCGGTGCCGCGAAGGCGATCGGCCTGGTGCTGCCGGAGCTGAAGGGCAAGCTGGACGGTTACGCGCTGCGGGTGCCGATCCCGACCGGCTCCGCCACCGACCTGACCGTCGAGGTCGGCCGGGAGACCACGGTGGACGAGGTCAACGCCGCGCTGAAGGCCGCCGCCGAGGGCCCGCTCAAGGGCTTCCTCAGCTACAACGAGGACCCGATCGTCTCCGCCGACATCGTCACCGACCCGTCGTCGTGCATCTTCGACGCGCCGCTGACCAAGGTGATCGGCAACCAGGTCAAGGTCGTCGGCTGGTACGACAACGAGTGGGGCTACTCCAACCGCCTCGTCGACCTCGTCAAGCTGGTGGGTCAGTCGCTGTGA
- a CDS encoding phosphoglycerate kinase, which translates to MTIRNLDDLLAEGVSGRRVLVRADLNVPLDKQTGEITDDGRIRAVLPTLSALVQAGAKVVVCSHLGRPKGAPDPQFSLRPVAGRLGELLGAPVHFAEDTVGDSARSTVAGLADGQVALLENLRFNKGETSKDEAERGAFADQLAAFGDAYVDDAFGAVHRKHASVYDVPARLPHVAGRLVLREVEVLGKLTGEPERPYVVVLGGSKVSDKLAVIEALLPTVDRLLIGGGMCFTFLKAQGHEVGSSLLEEEMVETCRNLLERSEGKIMLPVDVVAADAFAPDAAHDTVPADGIPSHRLGLDIGPETVAGFAAAIKDAACGEPGGARTIFWNGPMGVFEMPAFANGTRGVAEAIAKADAFSVVGGGDSAAAVRALGLDESSFGHISTGGGASLEYLEGKTLPGIAALED; encoded by the coding sequence GTGACGATCCGCAACCTCGACGACCTGCTCGCCGAGGGGGTGTCGGGTCGGCGCGTGCTGGTGCGCGCCGACCTGAACGTCCCGCTCGACAAGCAGACCGGTGAGATCACCGACGACGGCCGGATCCGGGCCGTCCTGCCGACGCTGAGCGCGCTGGTGCAGGCCGGCGCCAAGGTGGTCGTCTGCTCCCACCTGGGTCGCCCCAAGGGCGCGCCGGACCCGCAGTTCAGCCTCCGGCCGGTCGCCGGCCGGCTGGGTGAGCTGCTCGGCGCGCCGGTGCACTTCGCGGAGGACACCGTCGGTGACTCCGCCCGCTCCACCGTGGCGGGCCTGGCCGACGGTCAGGTCGCGCTGCTGGAGAACCTGCGCTTCAACAAGGGCGAGACCAGCAAGGACGAGGCCGAGCGGGGCGCCTTCGCCGACCAGCTCGCCGCGTTCGGCGACGCGTACGTGGACGACGCCTTCGGCGCCGTGCACCGCAAGCACGCCAGCGTCTACGACGTGCCGGCCCGGCTGCCGCACGTGGCCGGCCGGCTCGTGCTGCGCGAGGTCGAGGTGCTCGGCAAGCTGACCGGCGAGCCGGAGCGCCCGTACGTGGTGGTGCTCGGCGGCTCCAAGGTCTCCGACAAGCTGGCGGTGATCGAGGCCCTGCTGCCGACGGTCGACCGACTGCTCATCGGCGGCGGGATGTGCTTCACCTTCCTCAAGGCGCAGGGCCACGAGGTGGGCTCCTCGCTGCTGGAGGAGGAGATGGTGGAGACCTGCCGCAACCTCCTGGAGCGGTCCGAGGGCAAGATCATGCTCCCGGTCGACGTGGTGGCCGCGGACGCCTTCGCCCCGGACGCCGCGCACGACACGGTGCCCGCCGACGGCATCCCGAGCCACCGGCTGGGGCTGGACATCGGCCCGGAGACGGTCGCCGGCTTCGCCGCCGCCATCAAGGACGCCGCCTGCGGAGAACCCGGAGGTGCGCGGACGATCTTCTGGAACGGCCCGATGGGTGTGTTCGAGATGCCGGCGTTCGCCAACGGCACCCGCGGGGTGGCCGAGGCGATCGCGAAGGCCGACGCGTTCAGCGTGGTCGGCGGCGGTGACTCCGCCGCGGCGGTCCGCGCCCTGGGCCTCGACGAGTCGTCGTTCGGGCACATCTCCACCGGTGGCGGCGCCTCCCTGGAATACCTGGAGGGCAAGACCCTCCCTGGCATCGCGGCGCTGGAGGACTGA
- a CDS encoding gluconeogenesis factor YvcK family protein, protein MTRTKVVAFGGGHGLSASLRALRHCVPELDLDITAVVTVGDDGGSSGRLRAERGGLPPGDLRQALVALAGDHPATRRSADLFQHRYAAVGGPGAVAGDGLAGHAVGNLVLCGLMEQLGDPVAALDHAGAMLGAVGRVLPMSRQPVGIEARVRGAAPDRPDEIRTVRGQHQVAVTTGQVESLLLTPAAPAACAEAVAAIGAADWLIFGPGSWYTSVLPHLLVPGLAHAIVASPARRLVTLNLVAEKETRGLSLADHLATLRRYLPELKLDMVLADCTAVGDPEAVERAAESLGARLVLAPVAVLDGTPRHDPAALGAALVPVLGADR, encoded by the coding sequence ATGACCCGTACGAAGGTCGTCGCCTTCGGTGGCGGGCACGGGCTCTCGGCGTCCCTGCGGGCGCTGCGGCACTGCGTACCCGAACTCGACCTGGACATCACCGCGGTGGTCACCGTCGGCGACGACGGCGGCTCCAGCGGCCGGTTGCGCGCCGAGCGGGGCGGCCTGCCCCCGGGTGACCTGCGGCAGGCCCTGGTCGCGCTGGCCGGTGACCACCCGGCCACCCGGCGCAGCGCCGACCTCTTCCAGCACCGCTACGCCGCCGTCGGCGGCCCCGGCGCGGTCGCGGGGGACGGGCTGGCCGGGCACGCCGTCGGCAACCTGGTGCTGTGCGGCCTGATGGAGCAGCTCGGCGACCCGGTGGCCGCCCTCGACCACGCCGGCGCGATGCTCGGCGCGGTGGGCCGGGTGCTGCCGATGTCCCGGCAGCCCGTCGGGATCGAGGCCCGGGTCCGTGGCGCGGCCCCGGACCGCCCCGACGAGATCCGCACCGTACGCGGCCAGCACCAGGTGGCGGTGACCACCGGGCAGGTCGAGTCACTGCTGCTCACGCCCGCCGCCCCGGCCGCCTGTGCCGAGGCGGTCGCGGCGATCGGCGCGGCGGACTGGTTGATCTTCGGGCCGGGCAGCTGGTACACCAGCGTGCTGCCGCACCTGTTGGTGCCGGGGCTGGCCCACGCGATCGTCGCCAGCCCGGCCCGACGGCTGGTGACCCTCAACCTGGTGGCCGAGAAGGAGACCCGGGGGCTGTCCCTGGCCGACCATCTGGCCACCCTGCGCCGCTATCTGCCCGAGCTGAAGCTGGACATGGTGCTGGCGGACTGCACGGCGGTGGGTGACCCCGAGGCGGTCGAACGTGCGGCAGAATCGCTGGGTGCCCGGCTGGTCCTCGCTCCCGTCGCCGTCCTCGACGGCACACCCCGTCATGATCCGGCTGCCCTGGGCGCCGCGCTGGTGCCTGTCCTGGGCGCCGATCGTTAA
- the secG gene encoding preprotein translocase subunit SecG, translating into MPIAFAYTLIVLLIITSIMLTLLILLHRGKGGGMSSMFGGGVSSSLAGSSVAEKNLDRYTVLVGIVWFACIVGIGLWLRLQMSSGS; encoded by the coding sequence ATGCCGATCGCGTTCGCATACACGTTGATCGTGTTGTTGATCATCACGAGCATCATGCTCACCCTGCTGATCCTGCTGCACCGAGGTAAGGGCGGCGGGATGTCGAGCATGTTCGGCGGTGGCGTCAGCTCCAGCCTCGCCGGGTCGTCGGTGGCCGAGAAGAACCTCGACCGCTACACCGTCCTGGTGGGGATCGTCTGGTTCGCCTGCATCGTGGGGATCGGCCTCTGGCTGCGCCTCCAGATGAGCAGCGGGTCCTGA
- a CDS encoding glucose-6-phosphate dehydrogenase assembly protein OpcA encodes MIGLWDTTGNEVVKALAAERRSAGGVASGMALTLIVVADEKQVREAEAAATIAAAAHPCRIIVVVRSDVERDRNRLDAEIVVGGRLGPCEAVVTRMYGRLALHAESVVMPLLVPDVPVVTWWHGEPPVEISTDFLGVVADRRITDAAQAADPIAALKQRAVDYAPGDTDLAWTRITPWRTLVAGAFDTTQARVTEATVVAPRTDPTAALMRGWLAARLGIDPVWEHTDEYPRMREVQLRCANGDELTLSRDDSIARFRRTGQDDRTLPLVRRPLGDELAEELRRLDADQVYAEALGATAGLSGLDQRPAHRRHVWKDPATAQRAEAGISAHAGATAHE; translated from the coding sequence TTGATCGGCTTGTGGGACACCACCGGCAACGAGGTGGTCAAGGCGCTCGCCGCCGAGCGGCGCAGCGCCGGCGGGGTGGCCAGCGGCATGGCGCTCACCCTGATCGTGGTGGCGGACGAGAAGCAGGTCCGGGAGGCGGAGGCGGCGGCGACCATCGCGGCGGCCGCCCACCCGTGCCGGATCATCGTGGTGGTCCGCTCCGACGTCGAGCGGGACCGTAACCGGCTGGACGCCGAGATCGTCGTCGGCGGCCGGCTCGGCCCGTGCGAGGCCGTGGTCACCCGGATGTACGGGCGGCTGGCCCTGCACGCCGAGTCGGTGGTGATGCCGCTGCTGGTGCCGGACGTGCCGGTGGTGACCTGGTGGCACGGCGAGCCCCCGGTGGAGATCTCGACCGACTTCCTCGGCGTGGTGGCCGACCGGCGGATCACCGACGCGGCGCAGGCGGCCGACCCGATCGCGGCGCTGAAGCAGCGGGCGGTGGACTACGCCCCCGGCGACACCGACCTGGCGTGGACCCGGATCACCCCGTGGCGCACCCTGGTCGCCGGGGCGTTCGACACCACCCAGGCCCGGGTCACCGAGGCGACCGTGGTGGCACCGCGGACCGACCCGACGGCGGCGCTGATGCGCGGCTGGCTGGCCGCCCGGCTCGGCATCGACCCGGTCTGGGAGCACACCGACGAATACCCGCGGATGCGCGAGGTGCAGCTGCGCTGCGCCAACGGCGACGAGTTGACCCTGAGCCGGGACGACAGCATCGCGCGGTTCCGGCGTACCGGCCAGGACGACCGGACGCTGCCGCTGGTGCGTCGGCCGCTCGGTGACGAGCTGGCCGAGGAGCTGCGGCGGCTCGACGCCGACCAGGTCTACGCGGAGGCGCTGGGCGCCACCGCCGGCCTCTCCGGGCTGGACCAGCGCCCCGCCCACCGGCGGCACGTGTGGAAGGACCCGGCGACCGCCCAGCGAGCCGAGGCGGGGATCAGCGCGCACGCCGGCGCGACCGCGCACGAGTGA